The Streptomyces sp. RKAG293 genome includes a region encoding these proteins:
- a CDS encoding DEAD/DEAH box helicase, whose translation MPINTADRTAMPMDDSVADDTTIDTTAAITAVESTETDAVEADTTTDTTVTEDDTAAEAAVAGDDASAEDVSAEEVSAEAEEAEEEEYTGVTFGELGLAEGIVRKLAQNGVTKPFPIQAATIPDALAGKDILGRGRTGSGKTLSFGLPLLSLLAGGHTEKKRPRGIILTPTRELAMQVADALQPYGDVLGLKMKVVCGGTSMSNQIYALERGVDILVATPGRLRDLMNRGAASLDKIQIAVLDEADQMADMGFLPEVTEILDQVPVGGQRLLFSATLENEIDSLVKRYLKNPVTHEVDAAQGAVTTMTHHVLVVKPKDKAPVTAAIAARKGRTIIFVRTQMGADRVAEQLIESGVKADALHGGMTQGARTRVLEDFKGGLVNVLVATDVAARGIHVDGIGLVLNVDPAADHKDYLHRSGRTARAGESGTVVSLALPHQRKTIFRLMEDAGVDASRHIIGGSGVFDEEVATITGARSMTDVQADSVQNAAAQAEREVAEMTRELEKLQRRATELREEADRLTMRSARERGEDPEEAVAAKALEIAEAAAAEAARIAAIPVQPEPQRRDDRGNYGRRDDRQGSGGYQGRDRRDERPSGGRSFERRDDRPSSGGFRSGGDRPTGGRSFERRDDRPSSGGFRSGGDRPTGGRSFERRDDRPSSGGFNRDRRDERPSGGRSFERRDDRPSSGGFRSGGDRPTGDRPTGGRSFERRDDRPSTGGGFRSGGADRPAFNRDRREERPATGGGFRTGDRPVNRDRRDERPAGRTFERRDSRPGQTGTGSIDRKPRWKAN comes from the coding sequence ATGCCCATTAACACCGCCGACCGTACCGCCATGCCCATGGACGACTCCGTGGCTGACGACACCACGATCGACACCACGGCCGCGATCACCGCCGTCGAGTCCACCGAGACCGACGCCGTCGAGGCCGACACCACCACCGACACCACCGTCACCGAGGACGACACGGCCGCCGAGGCCGCAGTCGCCGGTGACGACGCTTCCGCCGAAGACGTTTCCGCCGAAGAGGTTTCCGCCGAGGCCGAAGAGGCCGAGGAAGAGGAATACACCGGCGTCACCTTCGGGGAGCTCGGGCTCGCCGAGGGCATCGTCCGCAAGCTCGCGCAGAACGGCGTCACCAAGCCCTTCCCGATCCAGGCCGCGACCATCCCGGACGCCCTGGCCGGCAAGGACATCCTCGGCCGTGGCCGTACCGGCTCCGGCAAGACGCTCTCCTTCGGCCTCCCGCTGCTGTCGCTGCTCGCCGGTGGCCACACCGAGAAGAAGCGCCCGCGCGGCATCATCCTGACGCCGACCCGTGAGCTCGCCATGCAGGTCGCCGACGCGCTGCAGCCGTACGGCGACGTTCTCGGCCTCAAGATGAAGGTCGTCTGCGGCGGTACCTCGATGTCCAACCAGATCTACGCGCTGGAGCGCGGTGTCGACATCCTCGTCGCCACCCCGGGCCGGCTGCGCGACCTGATGAACCGTGGCGCCGCTTCGCTCGACAAGATCCAGATCGCGGTCCTCGACGAGGCCGACCAGATGGCCGACATGGGCTTCCTGCCCGAGGTCACCGAGATCCTCGACCAGGTTCCGGTCGGCGGCCAGCGTCTGCTGTTCTCCGCCACCCTGGAGAACGAGATCGACTCGCTGGTCAAGCGCTACCTGAAGAACCCGGTCACGCACGAGGTCGACGCGGCGCAGGGCGCGGTCACCACCATGACCCACCACGTGCTCGTCGTGAAGCCGAAGGACAAGGCGCCGGTCACGGCCGCCATCGCGGCGCGCAAGGGCCGCACGATCATCTTCGTCCGCACCCAGATGGGCGCCGACCGCGTCGCCGAGCAGCTCATCGAGTCGGGCGTCAAGGCCGACGCGCTGCACGGCGGTATGACCCAGGGCGCGCGTACCCGCGTGCTGGAGGACTTCAAGGGCGGTCTCGTCAACGTCCTCGTCGCGACCGACGTGGCCGCGCGCGGTATCCACGTGGACGGCATCGGCCTGGTGCTGAACGTCGACCCGGCCGCCGACCACAAGGACTACCTGCACCGCTCGGGCCGTACCGCCCGCGCCGGTGAGTCCGGCACGGTCGTGTCGCTGGCGCTTCCGCACCAGCGCAAGACCATCTTCCGTCTGATGGAGGACGCGGGCGTCGACGCCTCGCGCCACATCATCGGCGGCTCGGGCGTCTTCGACGAGGAGGTCGCCACGATCACCGGCGCCCGCTCGATGACCGACGTCCAGGCCGACTCCGTACAGAACGCCGCGGCCCAGGCCGAGCGTGAGGTCGCCGAGATGACCCGCGAGCTGGAGAAGCTCCAGCGCCGGGCCACCGAGCTGCGCGAGGAGGCCGACCGCCTCACCATGCGCTCCGCCCGCGAGCGCGGCGAGGACCCGGAAGAGGCCGTCGCCGCCAAGGCCCTGGAGATCGCCGAGGCCGCGGCTGCCGAGGCAGCCCGGATCGCGGCCATTCCGGTCCAGCCCGAGCCGCAGCGCCGTGACGACCGGGGCAACTACGGCCGTCGTGACGACCGTCAGGGCTCCGGTGGCTACCAGGGTCGCGACCGCCGTGACGAGCGCCCCTCCGGTGGCCGTTCGTTCGAGCGTCGTGACGACCGTCCGTCCTCGGGCGGCTTCCGCTCCGGTGGCGACCGTCCGACCGGTGGCCGTTCGTTCGAGCGTCGTGATGACCGTCCGTCCTCCGGTGGCTTCCGCTCCGGCGGCGACCGTCCGACCGGCGGCCGTTCCTTCGAGCGCCGCGACGACCGCCCGTCCTCGGGTGGCTTCAACCGTGACCGCCGTGACGAGCGCCCCTCCGGTGGCCGTTCGTTCGAGCGTCGTGACGACCGTCCGTCCTCCGGCGGGTTCCGCTCCGGCGGCGACCGCCCGACCGGCGACCGTCCCACCGGCGGCCGTTCCTTCGAGCGTCGTGACGACCGTCCGTCCACCGGTGGCGGCTTCCGCTCCGGCGGCGCCGACCGTCCGGCCTTCAACCGTGACCGCCGCGAAGAGCGTCCGGCCACCGGCGGCGGCTTCCGCACCGGCGACCGCCCCGTGAACCGCGACCGCCGCGACGAGCGCCCGGCCGGCCGCACCTTCGAGCGCCGTGACAGCCGCCCGGGTCAGACCGGCACCGGCTCGATCGACCGCAAGCCGCGCTGGAAGGCCAACTGA
- a CDS encoding metallopeptidase family protein, with protein MLEMTREEFEELVGEALDRIPAELTRLMDNVAVFVEDEPDPKDPDLLGLYEGTPLTERGEWYAGVLPDRITIYRGPTLRMCDNRADVVAETEVTVVHEIAHHFGIDDERLHALGYG; from the coding sequence GTGCTGGAGATGACGCGCGAGGAGTTCGAGGAACTGGTCGGCGAAGCGCTCGACCGGATTCCGGCCGAGCTGACACGGCTGATGGACAACGTCGCCGTATTCGTCGAGGACGAGCCCGACCCCAAGGACCCCGACCTGCTCGGCCTCTACGAGGGGACACCCCTGACCGAGCGCGGTGAGTGGTACGCCGGAGTCCTGCCGGACCGGATCACGATCTACCGGGGGCCGACGCTGCGGATGTGCGACAACCGCGCGGACGTGGTCGCGGAGACCGAGGTGACGGTCGTTCACGAGATCGCCCACCACTTCGGCATCGACGACGAGCGGCTGCACGCGCTGGGTTACGGGTGA
- the hrpA gene encoding ATP-dependent RNA helicase HrpA produces the protein MSTQPASASSAAGQPGPATLADLGSRLSALSLRDEVRLGRRLEGARRIRKTEARATVLAEIAGQIEQGEARVARRRAAVPKISYPEQLPVSQKKDEILAAVRDHQVVIVAGETGSGKTTQIPKICLELGRGVRGLIGHTQPRRIAARTVADRIAEELDTPLGEAVGWKVRFTDQVGDRTLVKLMTDGIMLAEIQTDRELLQYDTIIIDEAHERSLNIDFILGYLAQLLPRRPDLKVIITSATIDPARFSRHFGDAPVVEVSGRTFPVEVRYRPLLAEEGDDDDRDQVTAICDAAEELQREGPGDILVFLSGEREIRDTADALNKLNLRSTEVLPLYARLSSAEQHRVFQKHAGRRIVLATNVAETSLTVPGIRYVIDPGNARISRYSHRTKVQRLPIEAISQASANQRKGRCGRTSDGICVRLYSEEDFESRPEFTDAEILRTNLASVILQMTAAGLGDIAKFPFIDPPDSRHIKDGVQLLEELGALDPKEKDHQKRLTPLGRKLAQLPVDPRLARMVLEADRNGCVREVMVIAAALSIQDPRERPAEKKQQSDEKHRRFADETSDFLAYLNLWRYVREQQKELSSSAFRRMCRSEFLNYLRIREWQDIYSQLRSVAKTMGIQLEEKESDAAPDSQRLHTSLLAGLLSHLGLKDTDKNEYLGARSAKFAIFPGSALFKKPPRWIMSAELVETSRLWARVNAKIEPEWVEPLAQHLVKRTYSEPHWEKDQAAVMAFERVTLYGVPIVAQRKVNYGRIDAEVSRDLFIRNALVEGDWRTHHQFFQDNRKLLGEVEELEHRARRRDIMVDDETLFDFYDQKLPQDVVSGAHFDSWWKQKRRDEPELLNFEQSMLINEAAQTVTKDDYPDSWRQGRLKFKVTYQFEPGADADGVTVHIPLQVLNQVVPDGFDWQIPGLREEVVTELIRSLPKPIRRHYVPAPNYAKAFLDRVVPVQEPLPDTLARELQRMVGVRMDVEDFDLGKVPDHLKITFRVTDERGRKLAEDKDLEALTLRLKPKTREVISKAADAIGIEQRTGLTQWTIGSLPRTFETRRGGHPVKAFPALVDEGASVAVRLFDTEAEQSAAMWRGTRRLILLNIPSNPSKFAQGQLNNEAKLALSRNPHGSIQALFDDCVTAAADKLIADHGGPAWDEESFRKLFDKVRTDLVDVTVKTVARVQQVLAAWQACERRLKATTSLVLVANLTDVREQLAALVPAGFVTATGLRRLPDLMRYLVAVDRRLQQMPTNVQRDTMRMEKVLEIQREYAELLASRPAGRPVPDKVRDIRWLIEELRVSYFAHALGTSQPVSDKRIFKVLDEAWG, from the coding sequence ATGTCTACGCAGCCTGCTTCCGCCTCCAGTGCCGCCGGCCAGCCCGGCCCCGCCACCCTCGCCGACCTGGGATCCCGTCTCTCCGCACTGTCGCTCCGCGACGAAGTGCGGCTCGGCCGCCGTCTTGAAGGCGCCCGCCGGATCCGCAAGACCGAAGCCCGCGCGACGGTGCTGGCGGAGATCGCCGGCCAGATCGAGCAGGGTGAGGCGCGTGTGGCACGCCGGCGCGCCGCCGTGCCGAAGATCAGCTACCCCGAACAGCTGCCGGTCAGCCAGAAGAAGGACGAGATCCTGGCGGCCGTCCGCGATCACCAGGTCGTGATCGTCGCGGGTGAGACGGGCTCGGGCAAGACCACCCAGATCCCCAAGATCTGTCTGGAACTGGGGCGCGGGGTGCGGGGCCTGATCGGCCATACCCAGCCCCGCCGGATCGCCGCCCGCACCGTCGCGGACCGGATCGCGGAGGAGCTGGACACCCCGCTCGGCGAGGCCGTCGGCTGGAAGGTCCGCTTCACCGACCAGGTCGGCGACCGCACCCTGGTCAAGCTGATGACCGACGGCATCATGCTCGCGGAGATCCAGACCGACCGCGAACTGCTGCAGTACGACACGATCATCATCGACGAGGCGCACGAGCGCAGCCTCAACATCGACTTCATCCTGGGCTACCTCGCCCAGCTGCTCCCGCGCCGCCCCGACCTCAAGGTGATCATCACCTCGGCCACCATCGACCCGGCGCGCTTCTCCCGGCACTTCGGGGACGCCCCGGTCGTCGAGGTGAGCGGGCGGACGTTCCCGGTGGAGGTCCGCTACCGGCCGCTGCTCGCCGAAGAGGGCGATGACGACGACCGCGACCAGGTCACCGCGATCTGCGACGCGGCCGAGGAGCTCCAGCGCGAGGGCCCAGGCGACATCCTGGTCTTCCTGTCCGGCGAACGGGAGATCCGCGACACCGCGGACGCCCTCAACAAGCTGAACCTGCGCTCCACCGAGGTGCTGCCGCTGTACGCCCGGCTCTCCTCGGCCGAGCAGCACCGGGTCTTCCAGAAGCACGCCGGCCGCCGCATCGTGCTGGCCACGAACGTCGCCGAGACGTCCCTGACCGTGCCCGGCATCCGGTACGTGATCGACCCGGGCAATGCCCGTATCTCCCGCTACAGCCACCGCACCAAGGTCCAGCGGCTGCCGATCGAGGCGATCTCGCAGGCCAGCGCCAACCAGCGCAAGGGCCGTTGCGGGCGTACCTCGGACGGCATCTGCGTACGGCTGTACTCCGAGGAGGACTTCGAGTCCCGCCCGGAGTTCACCGACGCGGAGATCCTGCGCACCAACCTGGCGTCCGTCATCCTGCAGATGACGGCGGCCGGGCTGGGCGACATCGCCAAGTTCCCCTTCATCGACCCGCCGGACAGCCGGCACATCAAGGACGGCGTCCAGCTCCTGGAGGAGCTCGGCGCGCTCGATCCGAAGGAGAAGGACCACCAGAAGCGGCTGACGCCGCTGGGCCGCAAGCTGGCCCAGCTGCCCGTCGACCCGCGGCTCGCCAGGATGGTGCTGGAGGCCGACCGCAACGGCTGTGTCCGTGAGGTCATGGTGATCGCGGCCGCGCTGTCGATCCAGGACCCGCGCGAGCGGCCCGCGGAGAAGAAGCAGCAGTCGGACGAGAAGCACCGCCGGTTCGCCGACGAGACCAGCGACTTCCTGGCGTATCTGAATCTGTGGCGCTATGTGCGCGAGCAGCAGAAGGAGCTGTCGTCCTCGGCCTTCCGCCGGATGTGCCGGTCGGAGTTCCTGAACTATCTGCGGATCCGCGAGTGGCAGGACATCTACAGCCAGCTGCGCTCGGTCGCCAAGACCATGGGCATCCAGCTGGAGGAGAAGGAGAGCGACGCCGCTCCCGACTCGCAGCGGCTGCACACCTCGCTGCTGGCGGGGCTGCTGTCGCACCTGGGGCTGAAGGACACCGACAAGAACGAGTACCTGGGCGCCCGCAGCGCCAAGTTCGCGATCTTCCCCGGCTCGGCGCTGTTCAAGAAGCCGCCGCGCTGGATCATGTCGGCCGAGCTGGTGGAGACCTCGCGGCTGTGGGCGCGGGTCAACGCGAAGATCGAACCGGAGTGGGTCGAGCCGCTCGCGCAGCATCTGGTGAAGCGCACCTACAGCGAGCCCCACTGGGAAAAAGATCAAGCCGCGGTGATGGCGTTCGAGCGGGTGACGCTGTACGGCGTGCCGATCGTCGCGCAGCGCAAGGTGAATTACGGACGGATCGACGCGGAGGTCTCCCGGGACCTGTTCATCCGCAACGCGCTGGTCGAGGGCGACTGGCGTACGCATCACCAGTTCTTCCAGGACAACCGCAAGCTGCTCGGTGAGGTCGAGGAGCTCGAACACCGGGCCCGCCGCCGGGACATCATGGTCGACGACGAGACGCTCTTCGACTTCTACGATCAGAAGCTGCCACAAGACGTCGTATCCGGCGCCCACTTCGACTCGTGGTGGAAGCAGAAGCGGCGGGACGAACCCGAACTGCTCAACTTCGAGCAGTCGATGCTGATCAACGAGGCGGCCCAGACCGTCACCAAGGACGACTACCCGGACTCCTGGCGCCAGGGCCGGCTCAAGTTCAAGGTGACGTACCAGTTCGAGCCGGGCGCGGACGCCGACGGCGTGACCGTCCACATCCCGCTCCAGGTCCTCAACCAGGTCGTCCCCGACGGCTTCGACTGGCAGATCCCGGGCCTGCGCGAAGAGGTCGTCACCGAACTGATCCGCTCCCTCCCCAAGCCGATCCGCCGGCACTACGTCCCCGCGCCGAACTACGCGAAGGCGTTCCTGGACCGGGTGGTGCCCGTCCAGGAGCCGCTGCCCGACACGCTCGCCCGCGAGCTGCAGCGGATGGTCGGCGTCCGGATGGACGTCGAGGACTTCGACCTCGGCAAGGTCCCCGACCACCTCAAGATCACCTTCCGGGTGACCGACGAGCGCGGCCGCAAGCTCGCCGAGGACAAGGACCTGGAGGCGCTCACGCTGCGGCTGAAGCCGAAGACGCGTGAGGTGATCTCCAAGGCCGCCGACGCCATCGGCATCGAGCAGCGCACCGGTCTGACGCAGTGGACCATCGGGAGCCTGCCGCGCACCTTCGAGACCCGGCGGGGCGGCCACCCCGTGAAGGCGTTCCCCGCGCTCGTCGACGAGGGCGCGAGCGTCGCCGTGCGGCTCTTCGACACCGAGGCCGAGCAGAGCGCGGCGATGTGGCGCGGCACCCGCCGGCTGATCCTGCTCAACATCCCCTCGAACCCGTCGAAGTTCGCCCAGGGCCAGCTGAACAACGAGGCCAAGCTGGCGCTCTCGCGCAATCCGCACGGCAGCATCCAGGCGCTCTTCGACGACTGTGTGACCGCCGCCGCCGACAAGCTGATCGCCGACCACGGCGGGCCGGCCTGGGACGAGGAATCGTTCCGCAAGCTCTTCGACAAGGTGCGCACCGACCTGGTCGACGTGACCGTGAAGACGGTGGCCCGGGTCCAGCAGGTGCTGGCCGCCTGGCAGGCCTGTGAGCGCCGTCTGAAGGCCACCACGAGCCTGGTGCTGGTCGCCAACCTCACGGACGTCAGGGAGCAGCTGGCGGCCCTCGTGCCGGCCGGCTTCGTCACGGCCACCGGGCTGCGGCGGCTGCCGGACCTCATGCGGTACCTGGTGGCGGTCGACCGCCGGCTGCAGCAGATGCCCACCAACGTCCAGCGGGACACCATGCGCATGGAGAAGGTCCTGGAGATCCAGCGCGAGTACGCGGAGCTGCTGGCGTCCCGGCCGGCCGGGCGCCCGGTTCCGGACAAGGTTCGGGACATTCGCTGGCTGATCGAGGAACTGCGGGTGAGTTACTTCGCGCACGCGCTGGGCACCTCGCAGCCGGTCTCCGACAAGCGGATCTTCAAGGTGCTGGACGAGGCCTGGGGCTGA
- a CDS encoding DUF6274 family protein, giving the protein MTPTPRHETRALLRAHLAAASGSRHLTRHCVTCHRLLRLALLKPDSPLPQGSEQPQDPCV; this is encoded by the coding sequence ATGACGCCGACTCCCAGGCACGAGACGAGGGCGCTGCTGCGCGCCCACCTGGCGGCCGCTTCAGGGAGCAGGCACCTCACCCGACACTGCGTCACCTGCCACCGCCTGTTGCGACTTGCGCTCCTGAAGCCCGATTCCCCATTACCGCAAGGATCTGAGCAGCCACAAGACCCGTGCGTGTGA
- the bldC gene encoding developmental transcriptional regulator BldC has translation MTARTPDAEPLLTPAEVATMFRVDPKTVTRWAKAGKLTSIRTLGGHRRYREAEVRALLAGIPQQRSEA, from the coding sequence ATGACCGCTCGCACCCCTGATGCCGAGCCGCTGCTGACCCCCGCTGAGGTCGCCACGATGTTCCGCGTGGACCCGAAGACGGTCACACGGTGGGCCAAGGCTGGGAAGCTCACGTCCATCCGCACGCTCGGCGGGCACCGCCGCTACCGCGAGGCGGAGGTCCGCGCACTTCTGGCGGGCATTCCGCAGCAGCGCAGCGAGGCCTGA
- a CDS encoding Glu/Leu/Phe/Val dehydrogenase dimerization domain-containing protein yields MTDVLQTSSVVSKLFRSEQGGHEQVVFCQDRASGLKAVIALHSTALGPALGGTRFYDYATDEEAALDALNLSRGMSYKNALAGLDHGGGKAVIIGDPEAIKSEELLLAYGRFVASLGGRYVTACDVGTYVADMDVVARENRWTTGRSPENGGAGDSSVLTAFGVFQGMRAAARSQWGEPTLRGRRVGIAGVGKVGHHLVEHLIEDGAEVVITDVRADAVDRIRARHPQISAVSDADVLIRTPLDVYAPCALGGALNDETVPALTATIVCGAANNQLAHPGVEKDLADRGILYAPDYVVNAGGVIQVADELHGFDFDRAKTKATKIFDTTAAIFDRARTDGIPPAAAADRLAEQRIADRTAAADWLRPEAG; encoded by the coding sequence GTGACCGACGTTCTTCAGACTTCCAGCGTCGTCTCCAAACTGTTCCGGTCGGAACAGGGCGGACACGAGCAAGTCGTCTTCTGCCAGGACCGTGCCAGCGGCCTCAAGGCCGTCATCGCGCTCCACTCCACCGCCCTGGGCCCGGCCCTCGGCGGTACCCGCTTCTACGACTACGCGACCGACGAAGAGGCCGCGCTCGACGCCCTCAACCTCTCCCGCGGCATGTCGTACAAGAACGCTCTGGCCGGCCTCGACCACGGTGGCGGCAAGGCCGTGATCATCGGTGATCCGGAAGCGATCAAGAGCGAAGAACTCCTGCTCGCCTATGGCCGTTTCGTGGCCTCGCTCGGCGGCCGCTACGTCACCGCCTGCGATGTCGGCACCTACGTGGCCGACATGGACGTCGTCGCCCGCGAGAACCGCTGGACGACCGGCCGCTCCCCCGAGAACGGCGGCGCGGGCGACTCGTCCGTGCTGACCGCCTTCGGCGTCTTCCAGGGCATGCGCGCCGCCGCCCGCAGCCAGTGGGGCGAGCCCACGCTGCGCGGCCGCCGGGTCGGCATCGCCGGCGTCGGCAAGGTCGGCCACCACCTGGTGGAGCACCTGATCGAGGACGGTGCCGAGGTCGTGATCACCGACGTCCGCGCCGACGCCGTCGACCGGATCCGCGCCCGCCACCCGCAGATCAGCGCCGTCTCCGACGCCGATGTCCTGATCCGGACCCCGCTCGACGTCTACGCGCCCTGCGCGCTCGGCGGCGCGCTGAACGACGAGACCGTGCCGGCCCTCACCGCCACCATCGTGTGCGGCGCGGCCAACAACCAGCTCGCCCACCCGGGCGTCGAGAAGGACCTCGCCGACCGCGGGATCCTCTACGCGCCCGACTACGTGGTGAACGCCGGTGGCGTGATCCAGGTCGCGGATGAGCTGCACGGCTTCGACTTCGACCGGGCCAAAACCAAGGCGACGAAGATTTTCGACACCACCGCCGCCATTTTCGACCGCGCACGGACCGACGGCATTCCGCCGGCCGCCGCCGCGGACCGGCTGGCCGAGCAGCGCATCGCCGACCGGACCGCGGCCGCCGACTGGCTGCGTCCCGAGGCAGGCTGA
- a CDS encoding DUF3073 domain-containing protein, whose protein sequence is MGRGRAKAKQTKVARQLKYNSGGTDLTRLADELGASSPLPVLPPEPVVDDDDENDDDDPYAQYASRYNDDDDDEDSEPSPQRRHS, encoded by the coding sequence ATGGGGCGCGGCCGGGCCAAGGCCAAGCAGACGAAGGTCGCCCGCCAGCTGAAGTACAACAGCGGCGGTACAGATCTGACACGTCTGGCCGACGAGCTGGGCGCATCGTCACCACTTCCGGTACTTCCGCCGGAGCCTGTTGTGGACGATGACGACGAGAACGACGACGACGATCCGTACGCACAGTACGCGAGTCGTTACAACGATGATGACGACGACGAGGACTCCGAGCCCTCGCCGCAACGTCGTCACTCTTGA
- the purM gene encoding phosphoribosylformylglycinamidine cyclo-ligase codes for MPENTGASYASAGVDIEAGDRAVDLMKKWVRKATRPEVVGGLGGFAGLFDASALKRYERPLLASATDGVGTKVDIARRMGVYDTIGHDLVGMVVDDLVVCGAEPLFMTDYICVGKVFPERVAAIVKGIAEGCVLAGCALVGGETAEHPGLLGPDDFDVAGAGTGVVEAAEVLGADRIRSGDAVIAIESSGLHSNGYSLVRHVFFDRAGWELDRDVPEFGRTLGEELLEPTKIYSLDCLALTRLAPVHAFSHITGGGLANNLGRVIPDHLHATVDRSTWRPDPVFTTVGELGGVERLELEKTLNMGVGMIAVVPQDSVDVALATLADRGVEAWVSGEVVERGDHAEAVTLTGDYAK; via the coding sequence ATGCCTGAGAATACCGGCGCCAGCTACGCCTCCGCCGGCGTGGACATCGAAGCGGGCGACCGCGCCGTGGACCTGATGAAGAAGTGGGTCAGGAAGGCCACCCGGCCCGAGGTCGTGGGCGGCCTCGGCGGGTTCGCCGGCCTCTTCGACGCCTCCGCACTCAAGCGCTACGAGCGGCCGCTGCTGGCCTCCGCCACGGACGGCGTCGGCACGAAGGTCGACATCGCCCGCAGGATGGGCGTCTACGACACGATCGGCCACGACCTGGTCGGCATGGTCGTGGACGACCTGGTCGTGTGCGGCGCCGAGCCGCTCTTCATGACCGACTACATCTGTGTCGGCAAGGTCTTCCCTGAGCGGGTCGCGGCGATCGTCAAGGGCATCGCCGAGGGCTGTGTCCTGGCCGGCTGCGCGCTGGTCGGCGGCGAGACCGCCGAGCACCCGGGCCTGCTGGGCCCGGACGACTTCGACGTCGCGGGCGCCGGCACCGGTGTGGTCGAGGCCGCCGAGGTGCTGGGCGCGGATCGTATCCGTTCGGGTGACGCGGTGATCGCGATCGAGTCGTCGGGACTTCACTCCAACGGGTATTCGCTGGTGCGCCACGTCTTCTTCGACCGGGCCGGCTGGGAGCTGGACCGGGACGTTCCGGAGTTCGGCCGGACCCTCGGCGAGGAGCTGCTGGAACCGACCAAGATCTACTCGCTGGACTGCCTGGCGCTCACCCGGCTCGCCCCGGTGCACGCGTTCTCGCACATCACCGGCGGCGGTCTGGCCAACAACCTGGGCCGCGTGATCCCGGACCACCTGCACGCCACCGTCGACCGTTCGACCTGGCGGCCGGACCCGGTCTTCACCACCGTCGGTGAGCTCGGCGGGGTGGAGCGGCTGGAGCTCGAGAAGACGCTGAACATGGGCGTCGGCATGATCGCCGTCGTGCCGCAGGACTCGGTGGATGTGGCGCTCGCCACCCTCGCAGACCGCGGTGTGGAGGCATGGGTGAGTGGCGAGGTCGTCGAACGCGGTGACCACGCCGAAGCCGTGACCCTGACCGGCGACTACGCGAAGTAG